A genomic stretch from Mauremys mutica isolate MM-2020 ecotype Southern chromosome 18, ASM2049712v1, whole genome shotgun sequence includes:
- the PTGES2 gene encoding prostaglandin E synthase 2 isoform X1, with protein MAAACRGWRCLGQLPWRLRAAGVGLLRAQSRGYCIPFGTGRYARARALKGRRVLVGAAFALGGTVGLFQTLQYPLKAQEHLAEQQAAKLPAGSLQLTLYQYKTCPFCSKVRAFLDYHGVPYEIVEVNPVMRKEIKFSSYRKVPILLANAGNTLQLNDSSVIISAIKTYLVSRKKSLDEIMSFYPPMKAVNERGKEVTEYGNKYWLMLDEMETQRVYPIKEARVEEMTWRKWADDWLVHLISPNVYRTPREALASFDYIVHEGNFGTVEGFFAKYVGAVAMFFIGKRLKSRHHLQDNVREDLYKAANDWVKAVGKHRPFMGGSQPNLADLAVYGVLRVMEGLEAYDDMMTHTNIQPWYLRMEKAIGEAEITNWQLLQPPY; from the exons ATGGCAGCAGCCTGCCGTGGCtggaggtgcctggggcagctcccGTGGAGGCTGAGGGCGGCTGGCGTGGGGCTCCTGCGGGCCCAGAGCAGGGGGTACTGTATCCCCTTTGGGACAGGCCGCTATGCACGGGCCCGGGCACTGAAGGGCAGGCGCGTGCTGGTGGGGGCTGCTTTTGCCCTGGGGGGCACCGTTGGCCTCTTCCAGACTCTCCAGTATCCCCTGAAGGCCCAGGAGCACCTTGCAGAGCAGCAGGCAGCCAAG CTCCCCGCAGGTAGCCTGCAGTTGACCCTGTACCAATACAAAACCTGCCCGTTCTGCAGTAAGGTGCGAGCCTTCCTTGATTACCATGGGGTGCCTTATGAAATTGTGGAGGTGAACCCggtaatgaggaaggagatcaaATTTTCCTCCTACAGAAAGGTGCCCATCCTTTTAGCCAACGCTGGAAACACTCTG CAACTGAATGACTCTTCAGTGATCATCAGTGCAATAAAGACCTATCTCGTTTCCAG GAAGAAGAGTTTAGATGAGATCATGTCATTTTATCCTCCTATGAAAGCTGTGAATGAGCGGGGCAAGGAGGTGACCGAGTATGGGAATAAATACTGGCTCATGCTGGATGAAATGGAGACCCAGCGTGTATACCCCATCAAAGAAGCTAGGGT GGAAGAAATGACATGGCGAAAATGGGCAGATGACTGGCTGGTTCACCTCATCTCCCCCAATGTTTACCGCACACCTAGGGAAGCCCTGGCTTCTTTCGATTACATTGTCCATGAGGGTAATTTTGGCACCGTGGAAGGCTTTTTTGCCAAGTACGTGGGGGCCGTTGCCATGTTCTTCATCGGCAAGAGGCTGAAGAGCAG GCACCATCTCCAGGATAATGTCCGAGAAGATTTGTACAAAGCAGCCAATGACTGGGTAAAAGCTGTTGGCAAACACAGACCATTCATGGGTGGCAGCCAGCCGAATCTCGCTGACTTG GCAGTGTATGGGGTCCTCCGGGTCATGGAAGGGCTGGAAGCCTATGATGACATGATGACTCATACCAATATTCAACCTTGGTACCTTCGCATGGAAAAGGCTATTGGAGAGGCAGAAATCACGAACTGGCAACTGCTGCAGCCGCCTTACTAA
- the BBLN gene encoding bublin coiled-coil protein — MSGPNGEPHVPAGNVGRGEEGDGDGFGETEYAAINSMLDQINSCLDHLEEKNDHLHARLKELLESNRQTRLEFQQQLSEEQNMQADVQGPHMDI, encoded by the exons ATGTCGGGGCCGAACGGGGAGCCGCATGTGCCGGCGGGAAACGTCGGGCGGGGCGAGGAGGGGGACGGTGACGGGTTCGGGGAGACCG AATATGCAGCAATAAACTCCATGCTGGACCAAATCAACTCCTGTTTGGATCACCTGGAGGAGAAGAATGACCATCTGCATGCCCGCTTGAAGGAGCTGCTGGAATCCAACCGTCAGACACGCCTGGAGTTCCAGCAGCAGCTGAGTGAAGAGCAGAACATGCAAGCTGATGTGCAGGGACCACACATGGACATCTAG
- the PTGES2 gene encoding prostaglandin E synthase 2 isoform X2 gives MSLLPAGSLQLTLYQYKTCPFCSKVRAFLDYHGVPYEIVEVNPVMRKEIKFSSYRKVPILLANAGNTLQLNDSSVIISAIKTYLVSRKKSLDEIMSFYPPMKAVNERGKEVTEYGNKYWLMLDEMETQRVYPIKEARVEEMTWRKWADDWLVHLISPNVYRTPREALASFDYIVHEGNFGTVEGFFAKYVGAVAMFFIGKRLKSRHHLQDNVREDLYKAANDWVKAVGKHRPFMGGSQPNLADLAVYGVLRVMEGLEAYDDMMTHTNIQPWYLRMEKAIGEAEITNWQLLQPPY, from the exons ATGTCACTg CTCCCCGCAGGTAGCCTGCAGTTGACCCTGTACCAATACAAAACCTGCCCGTTCTGCAGTAAGGTGCGAGCCTTCCTTGATTACCATGGGGTGCCTTATGAAATTGTGGAGGTGAACCCggtaatgaggaaggagatcaaATTTTCCTCCTACAGAAAGGTGCCCATCCTTTTAGCCAACGCTGGAAACACTCTG CAACTGAATGACTCTTCAGTGATCATCAGTGCAATAAAGACCTATCTCGTTTCCAG GAAGAAGAGTTTAGATGAGATCATGTCATTTTATCCTCCTATGAAAGCTGTGAATGAGCGGGGCAAGGAGGTGACCGAGTATGGGAATAAATACTGGCTCATGCTGGATGAAATGGAGACCCAGCGTGTATACCCCATCAAAGAAGCTAGGGT GGAAGAAATGACATGGCGAAAATGGGCAGATGACTGGCTGGTTCACCTCATCTCCCCCAATGTTTACCGCACACCTAGGGAAGCCCTGGCTTCTTTCGATTACATTGTCCATGAGGGTAATTTTGGCACCGTGGAAGGCTTTTTTGCCAAGTACGTGGGGGCCGTTGCCATGTTCTTCATCGGCAAGAGGCTGAAGAGCAG GCACCATCTCCAGGATAATGTCCGAGAAGATTTGTACAAAGCAGCCAATGACTGGGTAAAAGCTGTTGGCAAACACAGACCATTCATGGGTGGCAGCCAGCCGAATCTCGCTGACTTG GCAGTGTATGGGGTCCTCCGGGTCATGGAAGGGCTGGAAGCCTATGATGACATGATGACTCATACCAATATTCAACCTTGGTACCTTCGCATGGAAAAGGCTATTGGAGAGGCAGAAATCACGAACTGGCAACTGCTGCAGCCGCCTTACTAA